One window from the genome of Maylandia zebra isolate NMK-2024a linkage group LG18, Mzebra_GT3a, whole genome shotgun sequence encodes:
- the gata6 gene encoding transcription factor GATA-6, with amino-acid sequence MELGENSWSMVKREVSSSPGSPAEQNYLPGDSRRDGTTSDELRTPPNELDALGHRRSDSRSLHSYLHFGHHNNTLTTTEDIPLFTDLDQGSKLVLSTGAHKTSLLVDPADMYQTLAIAAQSQTGYDSSSGGYMHSNPNSPVYVPSSRVGTMIPSLSYLPANVSAQPGHAVSSHSVWSQSTPESPSYSTGSPHASSRFHYPPSPPINNGTPRDTGYSNTLNMSSRDQYSLSRPLSGPYPSPYSPYVAPQLPSPWPGAPFDNTMLHTLQSRSAPLIRGPNGVSDILDDMGESRECVNCGSISTPLWRRDGTGHFLCNACGLYSKMNGLSRPLIKPPKRTSTSRRIGLSCANCQTSTTTLWRRNAEGEPVCNACGLYTKLHGVPRPLAMKKEGIQTRKRKPKTLNKAKGSSGSSNSVSMTPTSTSSSNSEDCSKTSSPSGQVSGISSSVLSSGGEGAGSGSSVKYSGQDGLYGSVGLTQSSDVASVRGEPWCPMALA; translated from the exons ATGGAACTGGGCGAAAACAGCTGGTCCATGGTCAAGCGAGAAGTGTCCAGCAGCCCAGGGTCACCGGCTGAGCAGAACTACCTGCCCGGTGACAGCAGAAGGGACGGCACCACCTCGGATGAGCTGAGGACACCTCCGAACGAGCTTGACGCGCTAGGGCACCGTCGCTCCGACAGCAGATCCCTGCACTCCTACCTTCACTTCGGACACCATAACAACACCCTGACCACTACCGAGGATATCCCGCTATTTACGGATTTAGACCAGGGGAGCAAACTCGTCCTCTCCACCGGAGCACACAAGACAAGCTTGCTGGTGGACCCGGCCGACATGTACCAAACACTGGCCATTGCGGCCCAGAGCCAGACTGGATATGATTCGAGTTCTGGTGGTTATATGCACTCCAACCCTAACTCCCCAGTGTATGTCCCTAGCTCGCGGGTGGGCACCATGATCCCCAGTCTGTCTTATCTGCCGGCCAACGTGTCTGCTCAGCCCGGCCACGCCGTCTCCAGTCACTCGGTGTGGTCACAGTCCACCCCGGAGAGCCCTTCGTACAGCACCGGGAGCCCGCACGCCTCCAGTCGTTTTCACTACCCTCCAAGCCCACCCATCAATAACGGGACCCCCAGGGACACGGGCTACAGTAACACACTGAATATGAGCAGCAGAGACCAGTACAGCCTTTCTCGTCCCCTCAGCGGGCCCTACCCGAGCCCATACTCCCCGTACGTTGCACCCCAGCTACCCTCGCCTTGGCCCGGGGCACCTTTTGATAACACGATGCTCCACACCTTGCAAAGCAGGAGTGCGCCCTTGATTCGAGGACCAAATggag TTTCAGATATTCTGGACGACATGGGGGAGAGCAGAGAGTGCGTGAACTGCGGCTCCATCTCCACGCCGCTGTGGAGGCGCGATGGCACGGGCCACTTTCTCTGCAACGCCTGCGGCCTCTATAGCAAAATGAATGGTCTGAGCCGGCCATTAATTAAACCACCGAAACGGACG TCAACGTCCAGAAGAATCGGCCTTTCCTGCGCCAACTGTCAAACCAGTACCACCACTCTGTGGCGCAGAAACGCGGAGGGAGAGCCGGTGTGTAACGCGTGCGGCCTCTACACAAAATTACACGGA GTACCTCGGCCGCTCGCCATGAAGAAAGAGGGAATCCAGACGAGAAAAAGAAAACCGAAAACTTTGAATAAAGCAAAGGGATCCTCTG GAAGTAGCAACTCTGTCTCCATGACTCCTACATCCACCTCTTCATCCAATTCCGAAGACTGCTCGAAAACCAGCTCTCCCTCTGGACAAGTGTCAggg ATCAGTTCATCTGTGCTGTCCAGCGGGGGGGAGGGAGCAGGCTCGGGCTCGTCCGTCAAGTACTCCGGACAGGACGGCCTGTACGGCAGCGTGGGCTTGACCCAGTCATCGGACGTGGCTTCAGTGAGAGGCGAACCCTGGTGCCCCATGGCCTTAGCCTGA